The nucleotide sequence ACCGTTCCATCCACCGGGCGGCGCCGTTCGTCACCACGAACGTGCTCGGCACGCAGACCCTGCTGGAGTCGGCACTGCGACACCGTACCGGCCGGTTCGTGCACGTCTCCACCGACGAGGTCTACGGCTCGATCGAGCAGGGCTCCTGGACCGAGACGACGCCGCTGGCGCCGAACTCGCCGTACTCGGCCGCCAAGGCCGGCTCCGACCTGCTGGCGTTGGCCTACCACCGCACCTACGGGATGGACGTGGTGCTGACCCGCTGCTCGAACAACTACGGGCCGTACCAGTTCCCGGAGAAGATGGTCCCGCTCTTCGTCACCAACCTGCTCGACGGCGGCACGGTGCCGCTCTACGGCGACGGCGGCAACGTCCGGGACTGGCTGCACGTGCACGACCACTGTGTCGGGGTCGCCCTGGTGCAGGACAAGGGGCGGCCGGGCGAGGTCTACCACATCGGCGGCGGCACCGAGCTGACCAACCGGGAGCTGACCGGCCGGCTGCTCGCCGCCTGCGGCACCAGCTGGGACCGGGTCCGGCCGGTCGCCGACCGGATGGGCCACGACCGCCGCTACTCGCTCGACATCACGAAGATCAGCGAAGAACTCGGGTACGCCCCCAGCGTCGACCTCGACCGCGGACTCGCCGAGACCGTCGCCTGGTACCGGGAAAACCGGCACTGGTGGGCGCCGCTGAAGGCGCGGATCAACGACACGGAGATCGGCCGGTGAACGGCGCGCGTCGCCGTCGGCGAGCGGACCGGGGGGCTTGGCGGTGTCGTGCGGGGTCCGGGAAGGGCTGCCCCGGGCCGGCGGTGCCGTGACCGGTCGGTGCGGTGCCGAGCCGCCGGCCTGGCTGGTTACCGGGGCCGGCGGGATGCTCGGCCGGGACCTGGTGGCGGTGCTTTCCGCCCGGCATCCGGGCCGGGTCACCGCCGCGCCCCGGGCGCAGGTCGACCTGACCGACCCGGCCGCGGTCCGGTCGGCGGTGACCGGGCACCAGATCGTGGTCAACGCGGCCGGCTGGACCGATGTGGACGGGGCGGAGCGGCACGAGGCGGCGGCCACCGAGGTCAACGGCGCCGGGACGGCGAACCTGGCGGCGGCCTGCGCCGAGACCGGCGCCCGGCTGCTGCACGTCTCCACCGACTACGTCTTCGCCGGGGACGCCGACCGGCCCTACCCGGAGGACGCACCGACCGCACCGGTGAACGCCTACGGGCGCAGCAAGCTGGCCGGCGAACTCGCCGTGGCCCGGCTACTGCCCCGGACGGGCTACCTGGTACGCACCGCGTGGCTGTACGGCGCACACGGCCCCAACTTCGTCAGCACCATGCTCCGGCTCGCGGCCGAACGTCCGCACCTCGACGTGGTCGACGACCAGCTCGGCCAGCCCACCTGGTCGTACGCGCTCGCGGAGCGGCTCGCCGACCTCGGCGCCGCCGCACTCCGCAACGCCGCCCCGGCCGGGGTCTACCACGGCACGGCGAGCGGCCGGACGAGCTGGTACGGCCTGGCCCGCGAGGTCTTCGCCCGGACCGGGCTGGACCCGGAACGGATCCGCCGCACCGGCAGTGACCGGTTCCCCCGGCCCGCTCGGCGCCCCGGCTACAGCGTGCTCGGGCACGACGGCTGGTCCCGGGCCGGGCTGGCTCCGATGGCACACTGGCGGACGATGCTCGCCGAGGCGCTGCGCCCGGACGGCACCCTGGCCGACGCCCGCCGGTCGGCCGCACCGGCCCAGCAGCCGCCACCGGAGCAGACCGCTGACGACGAGCGGGTCCGGACGTCGTCGCGGTGACCCGACGGCGGCGGCCGGCAGCCCCGGTCGGCGGCAGCACGACATCGGGACCGCACCGGGCAGGCAGGGGTACGGCGGCCACGGACCGGCCGGGTGCCACCCCGGGGCGTCGGAGGTACTACTCCGACTTCTCGTCGCCGGTGGGCTTGCTGCGGCCGGACCTGCCACCGCCGGCCGGCTTCGCCTTGCCCTCCAGGTCCGCGGAGCCGGCGGACTCGGCCGGCTTGTCCGGGCCCGGCGCCGGGGCCTTCGGCTCGGCCGGCGGCCCCTCGCCGCCGTCCGCCTCCGCCGGTGCGCCGTTGAGCAGCGAGGCGAGCGCGGCGCCGGTGATCCGCCGGAAGGTACGCCCGACCCGCCGCCGGTCCAGGATCGCCACCTCGAGCTGGCTGGCGGCGATGGTCCGGGGCGCCCCGCCCTCGCCACCGACGCTGCCGAGCGCCCGGACCGCGAGCCGGACCGCCGCGTCCAGCGACATGTCCGGCTGGTGCTGCTCGCGCAGTGCCCCGGTGACCGCCTCGGCCTGCCCGCCCATCGCCATCCGGCCGGGCTCGTCGTTCACCGAACCGTCGTAGGTGATCCGGTAGAGCTCGTCCGCCTCCGGCGTGCTGCCCACCTCGGCGACGCAGATCTCGACCTCGAAGGGCTTGGACTGCTCGGTGAAGATCGCCCCGAGAGTCTGGGCGTACGCGTTCGCCAGCGCCCGGCCGGTGACGTCGCGCCGGTCGAAGCTGAGCCCGATCGCGTCCGCCATCCGGACCCCGGCGCGCCGCAGGTTCTCGAACTCGTTGTACCGGCCGACGGCGGCGAAGGCGACCCGGTCGTAGATCTCGCTGACCTTGTGCAGGGCGCTGGAGAGGTTCTCCGCCACGAAGAGCACCCCGCCGGAGTAGCTGAGCGTCACGGCGCTCCGGCCGCGCGCGATGCCCTTGCGGGCCAGCTCCGAACGGTCGCGCATGATCTGCTCGGGTGAGGCGTAGAACTGCATGGCCACGGCGGCGGTTCTCCTGTCCGGTTCTGCTGCGACGGCGGGTTGCGGGTGCTGCGGGGCGGCTCAGCCGCCCGGGTTCTCCATCCGGGCGGCGACCACCGCTTCGGCGACCTCGGCCGCCTCGGCGTCGGAGAGCCGGTTGGTGCCCTCGGCGGTGGCCGTCATCACCACCGGATAGATCCGGCGGCTCAGGTCGGGGCCACCGGTGGCGCTGTCGTCGTCGGCGGCGTCGTAGAGTGCGTCGACGGCGATCCGGATCGCGTCGGGGGTGCTCAGCCCCGGACGGTACCGCTTCTTCAGGGCCGCCTTGGCGAAGAGCGAGCCGGAGCCGATGCCGTCGTAGCCGGTCTCCTCGTAGGGTCCGCCGGCCACGTCGAAGCTGAAGATCCGGCCGGCCTTGTCCGGGTCGCTGGCGGCAAGGTCGAAGCCGGCGAAGAGCGGGATCACCGCGAGTCCCTGCATCGCGGCACCGAGGTTGCCCCGGATCATCGCGGCCAGCCGGTTGGCCTTGCCGTCGAGGGAGAGCATCGCTCCCTCGATCTTCTCGTAGTGCTCCAGCTCCACCTGGAAGAGCCGCACCATCTCCAGGGCGATGCCGGCGGTGCCGGCGAAACCGACGAGCGAGTACTCGTCGGCCGGGTGCACCTTGCGGATGTCCCGACTGGAGATCATGTTGCCCATCGTGCCGCGCCGGTCACCGGCCATCACCACCCCGTCGACAGTGGTCAGCGCGACGATGGTGGTGGCGTGCGGGACGAGGTCGCCGGCAGAGCCGGGCGGCAGTGGCCGGCGACCGGGCAGCAGGTCGGGGGCCGCCGTGCTCAGGAACTGGGTGAACGAGGACGTGCCCACG is from Micromonospora sp. WMMD1102 and encodes:
- the rfbB gene encoding dTDP-glucose 4,6-dehydratase, with amino-acid sequence MRILVTGGAGFIGSEYVRMLLTGTGPRLAPSAVTVLDKLTYSGNLANLDPVRTDPRLRVVVGDICDPAVVDEVTPGHDVVVHFAAESHVDRSIHRAAPFVTTNVLGTQTLLESALRHRTGRFVHVSTDEVYGSIEQGSWTETTPLAPNSPYSAAKAGSDLLALAYHRTYGMDVVLTRCSNNYGPYQFPEKMVPLFVTNLLDGGTVPLYGDGGNVRDWLHVHDHCVGVALVQDKGRPGEVYHIGGGTELTNRELTGRLLAACGTSWDRVRPVADRMGHDRRYSLDITKISEELGYAPSVDLDRGLAETVAWYRENRHWWAPLKARINDTEIGR
- the rfbD gene encoding dTDP-4-dehydrorhamnose reductase, translated to MTGRCGAEPPAWLVTGAGGMLGRDLVAVLSARHPGRVTAAPRAQVDLTDPAAVRSAVTGHQIVVNAAGWTDVDGAERHEAAATEVNGAGTANLAAACAETGARLLHVSTDYVFAGDADRPYPEDAPTAPVNAYGRSKLAGELAVARLLPRTGYLVRTAWLYGAHGPNFVSTMLRLAAERPHLDVVDDQLGQPTWSYALAERLADLGAAALRNAAPAGVYHGTASGRTSWYGLAREVFARTGLDPERIRRTGSDRFPRPARRPGYSVLGHDGWSRAGLAPMAHWRTMLAEALRPDGTLADARRSAAPAQQPPPEQTADDERVRTSSR
- the prcA gene encoding proteasome subunit alpha produces the protein MAMQFYASPEQIMRDRSELARKGIARGRSAVTLSYSGGVLFVAENLSSALHKVSEIYDRVAFAAVGRYNEFENLRRAGVRMADAIGLSFDRRDVTGRALANAYAQTLGAIFTEQSKPFEVEICVAEVGSTPEADELYRITYDGSVNDEPGRMAMGGQAEAVTGALREQHQPDMSLDAAVRLAVRALGSVGGEGGAPRTIAASQLEVAILDRRRVGRTFRRITGAALASLLNGAPAEADGGEGPPAEPKAPAPGPDKPAESAGSADLEGKAKPAGGGRSGRSKPTGDEKSE
- the prcB gene encoding proteasome subunit beta translates to MAAAFDPTGRLPDVFLNVGTSSFTQFLSTAAPDLLPGRRPLPPGSAGDLVPHATTIVALTTVDGVVMAGDRRGTMGNMISSRDIRKVHPADEYSLVGFAGTAGIALEMVRLFQVELEHYEKIEGAMLSLDGKANRLAAMIRGNLGAAMQGLAVIPLFAGFDLAASDPDKAGRIFSFDVAGGPYEETGYDGIGSGSLFAKAALKKRYRPGLSTPDAIRIAVDALYDAADDDSATGGPDLSRRIYPVVMTATAEGTNRLSDAEAAEVAEAVVAARMENPGG